A stretch of Prunus dulcis chromosome 6, ALMONDv2, whole genome shotgun sequence DNA encodes these proteins:
- the LOC117631971 gene encoding uncharacterized protein LOC117631971, translating into MTGLARNQNARSGDYLEGMLNDYVGGKAKLKAHKSTSARLVTALTCLQFAFAVYATFLLYYMSPSIDLRTKPDFAWATKIAQQWKHFIIPPHILNHYQVSSSLVGAEIQPITPSDVCEQEKIDFMQKKSNDAQMIKLKTELYKEVLDFQSKSIGTETLAQLMAMKSKWDLKGPNRPKVTVILNHFKRRTLCAQLDTLLEQTLPFHHVWVLSFGSPNELSLKRIVDSYNDSRISFISSSYDFKYYGRFQMALQTEADLVYILDDDMIPGKKMLQILSHVAGTEKYKNAVLGSIGRILPFRQKDFTFPSYRKFRSKEAGLYLPDPAYDITLDKIVQVDFLSSSWFLSAELVKTLFIETPFTFSTGEDLHLSYQLQKYRNAGSFVLPVDPKDRETWGDSEHRLAYVSETTVIFKDIVQVRDDQWWKALSAGYITQWAAMYPQKIDALFYAHSVDEVKALAPLLEKFRSTVGKKAYIAVSGGNYCACEDAATALKWPQLVCKERRFKIFDLAVGALSGVSNSEVVVLQGVYSSMKGLIKIHNPSVVITVADIDPNVKKALKMATETNLNATTLVLLPRPSIPKVLWMADLRTTALPNWNRMRISINIITQNRVHSLTRLLKSLSDAYYLGDEVPISFNMDSKVDEATVRLVSSFEWPHGPKTLKRRIIQGGLIRAVSESWYPSSDDDFGLLLEDDIEVSPYYYLWIKYALLAYHYDPQVSLPELSSISLYTPRLVEVVKERPKWNPTEFFKKIHPNTPYFHQLPCSWGAVFFPKQWREFYVYMNMRFTEDAKKNPVQIPKSRTNGWQASWKKFLIDMMYLRGYVTLYPNFPNQASFSTNHMEPGAHISAKDNVVKHDKSDFEVPLLKEDFRNFLPGGKFPPASRLPSLNLFNQPLSLKGLKAAGAKLGQDVIGCNNATEIVMVDHQTGLPSRCAKF; encoded by the exons ATGACGGGGCTAGCTCGAAACCAGAATGCGAGAAGCGGGGATTACTTGGAAGGAATGCTAAATGATTATGTTGGAGGGAAGGCCAAGTTGAAGGCTCATAAGAGTACTTCTGCTAGGCTTGTCACTGCTCTCACTTGTCTCCAATTTGCGTTTGCTGTTTATGCAACGTTCTTACTCTACTACATGAGTCCTTCGATCGATTTACGAACCAAACCAGATTTTGCATGGGCTACCAAGATTGCACAGCAGTGGAAACACTTCATAATCCCACCCCACATTCTTAATCACTACCAAGTATCCTCTTCTCTTGTTGGAGCCGAAATCCAACCGATCACACCCTCAGACGTTTGTGAGCAAGAAAAGATTGATTTCATGCAAAAGAAGTCCAATGATGCACAGATGATCAAGCTGAAGACAGAACTTTACAAAGAGGTATTGGACTTTCAGAGCAAGTCCATTGGTACAGAAACTCTTGCTCAGCTGATGgcaatgaaatcaaagtggGATTTGAAAGGTCCCAACAGACCAAAAGTCACTGTGATCTTAAACCACTTCAAGAGAAGAACACTGTGTGCTCAGCTTGACACCTTGCTTGAGCAGACCCTTCCTTTCCATCATGTTTGGGTACTTTCATTTGGGAGCCCAAATGAGCTCTCTTTGAAGAGGATTGTAGATAGCTATAATGATTCGAGGATAAGCTTCATAAGTTCAAGCTATGACTTCAAGTACTATGGAAGATTCCAAATGGCTTTACAAACCGAAGCCGATCTTGTGTATATTCTTGATGATGACATGATTCCTGGTAAGAAAATGCTGCAGATTTTGTCACATGTCGCTGGAACAGAGAAGTATAAGAACGCGGTTTTGGGCAGCATAGGGAGGATTTTGCCATTTAGGCAAAAGGACTTTACCTTTCCAAGCTACAGAAAGTTCAGGTCTAAGGAGGCAGGGCTTTATTTGCCTGACCCTGCTTATGACATCACGCTGGATAAAATTGTGCAGGTGGACTTTCTTTCCAGCTCTTGGTTCTTGTCTGCAGAGCTTGTTAAGACACTTTTCATTGAGACACCCTTCACCTTCTCAACTGGTGAGGATCTGCACCTCAG CTATCAGCTACAAAAGTACAGAAATGCTGGCTCATTTGTTCTGCCAGTTGACCCAAAAGACAGGGAAACTTGGGGTGACAGTGAACATAGGCTTGCTTATGTGTCTGAAACCACTGTTATTTTCAAAGATATTGTTCAAGTCAGAGATGATCAATGGTGGAAAGCACTATCAGCTGGTTATATCACTCAGTGGGCTGCAATGTATCCTCAAAAAATTGATGCTCTCTTCTATGCTCATTCTGTTGATGAAGTTAAGGCACTTGCACCACTTCTTGAGAAATTCAGGTCTACTGTTGGAAAGAAAGCCTATATTGCTGTCTCCGGAGGCAATTACTGCGCTTGTGAAGATGCAGCAACTGCTCTAAAATGGCCTCAGTTGGTCTGCAAAGAGCGAAGGTTTAAGATATTCGATTTGGCTGTGGGGGCTCTTTCGGGAGTATCAAACTCGGAGGTGGTAGTGCTGCAAGGAGTGTATTCTAGCATGAAGGGTTTGATCAAAATTCACAACCCAAGTGTGGTGATCACAGTGGCTGACATTGACCCTAATGTGAAGAAAGCATTGAAAATGGCAACAGAGACTAATTTGAATGCTACAACATTGGTTCTTTTACCAAGGCCTTCAATTCCAAAGGTTCTTTGGATGGCTGATCTTAGAACAACAGCATTGCCAA ATTGGAACCGAATGCGGATTTCCATCAACATCATCACCCAAAACCGAGTTCATTCACTTACAAGGCTTCTCAAGTCTCTCAGTGATGCCTATTATCTTGGGGATGAGGTACCTATCAGCTTTAACATGGACAGTAAAGTGGATGAGGCAACCGTTAGACTAGTAAGTTCATTCGAATGGCCTCATGGACCTAAAACCCTCAAAAGGAGAATCATCCAAGGAGGGCTTATTAGAGCTGTCAGTGAGAGTTGGTACCCTTCATctgatgatgattttggccTGCTACTCGAGGACGATATCGAAGTCTCTCCTTACTACTATCTATGGATCAAATATGCCCTCTTAGCCTACCATTATGATCCACAAGTGTCTCTCCCTGAGCTAtcctcaatttctctttacaCCCCTAGGCTGGTTGAAGTGGTGAAAGAAAGGCCTAAATGGAATCCAACTGAGTTTTTCAAGAAAATCCATCCAAATACACCTTATTTCCATCAGTTGCCCTGCAGTTGGGGTGCTGTCTTCTTCCCCAAGCAATGGAGAGAATTTTATGTCTACATGAACATGAGGTTCACTGAAGATGCCAAGAAAAACCCAGTTCAAATTCCCAAGTCTAGGACCAATGGTTGGCAAGCTTCATGGAAAAAGTTTCTAATAGACATGATGTACCTCAGAGGCTATGTGACTCTTTATCCCAATTTTCCAAACCAGGCAAGCTTTTCCACTAATCATATGGAGCCTGGGGCTCATATCAGTGCCAAGGACAATGTTGTGAAGCATGACAAGTCAGATTTTGAAGTGCCATTGTTGAAGGAAGACTTTAGAAACTTTTTGCCAGGTGGCAAATTTCCTCCAGCCTCAAGGTTGCCATCTTTGAACCTCTTCAACCAGCCACTCTCCCTTAAAGGCCTAAAGGCAGCTGGAGCCAAGTTGGGGCAGGATGTAATTGGATGCAATAATGCCACAGAGATAGTGATGGTTGATCATCAAACAGGTCTGCCATCAAGGTGtgccaaattttaa